The Vigna unguiculata cultivar IT97K-499-35 chromosome 1, ASM411807v1, whole genome shotgun sequence nucleotide sequence TCTCACGCTCAAGATCTACATACCTCGAAGTGAAAGATAAAACAAGTTAacttatagtatataagtgaatgCAAACCTCATTTTATAAGtcagttttgtggggttgagttaggcttgaAGTCTACTTCTTAacattctcttttctctttcacaaaatttaactTCACAAGATAGAAATTCTGAGAATTATGCTAATCACTGATTGATATAAACTACATATCTGCAGGACACACAGCATCTTGGGCATTAGCCCACCCAGAGATTGTGACATGTGCCAACATGTTCTGGTGGCCAGCTGGAAGTGATTGGTCTGAAAGGCTAGCTTCACAACCAGGAACAGGACACTTGAACCCCTTAAACCCCAAGACATACCAAGTCCTAAAGAATGTGATACACGACATAACCAAATTGTTCCCAGAACCATTTTTCCACTCAGGTGCTGATGAGATAGTACCAGGTTGTTGGAAAACTGACTCCACAATTCAGAAGCATCTATCAGATGGTGGAACCCTCAACCAGGTTCTTGAGAAGTATATCAACAACACCCTCCCTCACATTGTTTCCCTCAACCGCACTGTTATCTATTGGGAAGATGTTTTACTAGATAAAACAGTGCATGTGCCATCCACAATCCTTCCAAAGGAGCATGTGATTTTGCAGACATGGCTCAATGGACATGATCACACCAAGAAGATAGTCTCTGCAGGATACAGAACCATTGTGTCATCTGCAGAGTTCTATTATCTGGATTGTGGACATGGCACCTATGTTGGAAACAACAGTGCTTATGACAACCAAGATGGGAACACAGGCAATGGTGGCTCATGGTGTGCACCCTTTAAGACATGGCAAACAATATACAACTATGACATAACATATGGGCTGAGTAAGGAAGAAGCAAAGTTGGTTTTGGGTGGAGAAGTGGCACTGTGGTCTGAACAAGCTGATGGAAGTGTTTTGGATGCAAGAGTTTGGCCAAGAGCTTCTGCAATGGGTGAGTCACTTTGGTCAGGAAATAGGGATGAAAATGGTGTGAAGAGATATGCAGAGGCCACAGATAGATTGAATGAATGGAGAAGCAGAATGGTGAGCAGAGGAATAGGGGCTGAGCCAATTCAGCCACTTTGGTGTGTTAAGAACCCTGGCATGTGTAACACACAGAATTCAGTTTAGTTCCGTTCTTCCTTTGTCACAAAGTGAaagaatgaattgaaaataaGGCTCAGTTGAAACAAAATAGTGAGTACAGTTCATATCTTTTTTGTATGAAAAAGTCTAAACTTTTGCTCTTACATGAAATACTCCTTGTAGttaacaatattttcttttgttgaagTTCTCCTGTGATACCAATATACACTTACGTTTGATCCTTACGTTAAAAGTTCTCTattcttaacaatttttttttttttatggggaAACTTCTTTAACGTTGTtctaatgtaaaaaatattactaagactaaaatttactaatgtaaaaaagtataaaatcatGTGTTCAAATAAGTATTaaactaacccaaaattaaaaatagaggCTATTATGGCTAGCCTCCAAAACttgattgaatttattttgCCTAGCAGCGGTGTGGTTCTCCTGAAAGAATAATTGCTTGTTTGTTTTATCACTAGAATCAATTGGCCAGTGCATATGCTTCAATTCAAAATGTATGGCTAAAATTAATCTTGGTAGGCATTTCAATTAtatccaattatttaaaattaattacatggATACTTTGCAAATGGTGAAGAGAAATGGAAACATTTTAAAAggtgttaactttttttaataattaattttgtaagattaaattaaacttaatttaaatttaaatatcaaattttatattaataattataagattaataataaaagtttacaaatctcttttgaaatattttaactattgAAGGTAAGAACCTTATTATTAGGATTATCCCATAAGCATAAATTATCTAATCGCATTGTCAACccatttaattgattaaaatagaatatttaaatgaaataaagccttcttgaattaatttataaaattaaattatgtctAAACTAAATTCTAAAACTTTTCAATAACTACGGAAATTTTAATTCAGAATTGTATGTGTTGTGATTATGATGTGGGAGTAAAGAAACCATAATTTGAATGAGAACAAAGGAGTGAAGTATTATTCATGTTCTTGAAATATATAATCGTTGTCTAATTGGTCTTTGAAATATGCTCTTGTTCGTCATGTATTTATGCTTTCCACTTCAGATCTCGAAAGAAACTTCAAGTCACACCAATACATAAGAGATCATATATGCCATGAACAAACACACGTAGCCTTACTTTTTAGAtgcattataaaaaaaaaattgtattcctCCCAAAAATTAACAGCTATACAGCTACCATTAGACTAAAACGAGAGAAAAGTTGCATCAGCCAAAAACCAATTGCAACGTATTGGAGAGAAGAACccaagattttattattttgtaaactGGACATATACCCATAAAAGGTGTGCATttctttgaaaattataaagctCAACAATGTATAAGCATGGCAGTAAGGTCTTACAATTCACAGTACGGTCTAACTGAAACAGACAAAATTGTCATGCAAACCAAGGTTTCAGAATGTCTGTCCATACATGATAGTGAAAGCAAGGATCAAAGTTTTAGCATGCTAGTGTCACTATAGTGGGAGAGTGCCCTTGTCTACTATAGGAGTTCATAGTGAAGCTAGTACAACAATTTAGTGCAACAGTCTAATAGAGCAAATAGTGAACTAAAACAGTTTTGACGGCGGCGTGttaattcaaagaaaaaaaaaatctaaacaaaGACATTATATCCTAAATCTCAAACTCTTACAACTTTTAGTAGATGTAAAAAGAGTGATGATTAATTATTCCTATATAGGAAACTTGAATTTGACTCGATagtatatttttgtattttttgttaagaTCGTCGTTAACATAAATGTGTTTAGTATACATGATATAAACtatgtaaaaaattcaaaatagtgACTACCCCTCTATAATTTATCCCGCTATAGCGAGGTTGACCGCTACGTGTGGTATCTCCTCTTCTCTGTCCCCCATCATCatctagaaaaaataaataaaggaacCAGAAACATTAGTGTATATGAACTAACTTGTCAGTATGATCAGTACATAAATCTAGTATGATGTGAATGATTCTATGACAAGAATTGATTACAATACAGTCCTGAACCTCTTCTATCTAGCTAGGATAAATgtagttattttaattgaatatggTATTTAGATTAGTCATTTTGATAATAAACAAGCAACTCAACAGAAACACTTGGGATACATTTCATTCTCAATATGGATTACATTTACATATTGCCGGAAATTCTATTGTCATTAGGTTGTTCGAGTTTTAAGGCCTGCTAATTTATTTAAGAACTTCTATCTAGCCATCTTTCAAGCTACACGATTATGCattcaacaaaaacaacaatgtAAAAACTTCCGACAGTACAAGTGACCCAACAGCACATTTGTCTAAATTTCATCACAAGCATTCATATCAATGTCATCCCTCATTagtttactaatatatatttaactcacCACATAAATTAGAGACTACTATGGTCATATACACCAATTTgctaaaacatacaaaataagaTATCGATATCAATCAGTTGCTCCAAAAGTATGTGAAACGGCAGGAATCATGGTACCTTTTTGGCATTGGAGGTGGTTGCCATTTGTCTGATCTGACTTCGCTCCAATGGCCAAAGGACAACCTTAGTCTTACCATGCCTTAGGACTCTAGGGTTTCAACATTAGAAAACCTCAAGCTCGCAGAAACAGAATCCCAACGAGTCCCATGTTTCTTACCTCACCACACTCTGCCAGACACGATCTTCTTAGCATCAGAAGGCTGGTGGAATGTTTGCAGAATGAGCTGTGAAGTTTGGCTACTGATGTTTTCTATGTGGCTTCATCTCAATGTGTGGTCTCGTTTCAACTAAGCGTTGCCTAAGCCTGACAACACTAAGGACCAGCACGCAAATTCCCAAATGAGAACATTGCTCGCCTTTTTTGCAGGTTGCAGTTGACGAATCTCAGATACCCTTTAAAGcaataataaattcaaagagCAATGACTTGATGTTGTTTAGGTACACCACATCTCACATGGTATACCTCAGATACCAACATCTTTTTATCTTCATTTCATGACAATTTTCGTCTAGCATGTTTGTTTGGGTAAAGTGTCGCCATGTATTACATTGTCCAGTAATCAAGAAAATGTCAGAGGAGTATGCAATTGACGCCTGAAGGACGTTAGCTGTTGGTTTGATATGCAAGTTTTTTTCATGCATGCTTCCTATTGGCTTCTTTACTCTTAAAGTTATGTATCTGTTTTATGCTAGaactaataatatattcaaCAACTGCTCTATTTCCAACAATCCTGTCAATTTAACCATTAGGATGTTTTGATGTTTTATGTAATAGTGGAGTGGaaattgattttcatgatgACTAGAGCATTTATATAATAGTGATGCATTAATAATGAATATTACATGATTAGACTATAAAGAGCTCCCATCACCTTTTATGGTGGGAACAGCGGATAGAAATATGAAGGAACAAGTTTGCTCAAACTCTAAGTCTAAATTGATAagatctattttttatttcaggtAATGATGGGTATTGGGGTAAGctacaatttttctttccttcataaaataaattactcttTCTCCTTGAATCCTTACAGTCAGACGAACTGGCCCTACCATCTAGATTTGGGGATAAAACCAGTGGACAAGTTTGGTCCTTAAAACTAGTTCAGATTCAGGGGTTACTTGACAAGAATTTTGACCCTTGATTAAACATCAATTTGTAACTGACAAGTTTTCAAATACAGCTAAGGGGAAAAAGGAGCGTTTCTCGAAGGATCTTAAGGTCAATTCTGCAAGTtcaaatcaataacaaaaagCTGACagcaataaaaatatattcattgatTAAGATAatgcattgaaaaaaaaaactacaggGTTAACATAACAAGAATACATCGATCCACCAATTTGTTTTCAcgttcaaaatataataatccaCGAATTTTGACATGATTGTTGGTTCTCAACTTCAACTGCAGTCATTAACTCGAATTGTTAACTTCCAAAAACAGAAGAGGACAACATGCAATAagcacaataataaaatttgaattgaaatcATTGTGTCAAAGCCACTCACTCAATCTTAGCTGCAATCTTGGAGTTAGCATACTCTAAAGCTTTGAAAACTGAAGCATATCTATGGTTACAAATAATCATGACGAGGATGTATATGTTGGCTGCTAGAAACAGTAAGCTTGCTGACCAAAGCTGCAAGAAGACATTTTTACCCTTGAACTCAAGCAGGTAGCCCCACATCAACCAATGGGTCTGAGCCCCAATCCACAAAAGAATGCAAGATAACCCATCCCATCTAAGTTTCATTTTACTCCAAGGAAGTATTAGGGGCAACAAGCAAAAGAACCAAACAAAATACTGGGCTGTAATCACCTGCCAAATATACAGAAATCAGATATGTTATAATATAAGGAAACATACAAAAGGGGCCAAAACCAAAAGGCCTCCAAGCCTCCCCTACAGATATGACTCTGCTTGAAATAAACAATCTGATTCGCTGAAGTCTACAAGCAAGACTTTAATTAAATGTAACTAGACAAACCTTATTGAAAGCCACAAAGGCCACAGTCTGCACAAATATACAAAATGGCAAATCTTGTGCAAAGCTGAAGATAAGAACCAGCTGAACCAAAAATTGGGGCAAAAAGGAGATAAGCTTTTCCACCACTGAGGTATCATGCCCATAATGAAGATATATGTGATAGAAATAGATGGAGAAGTTATGCCTTGGATCAGTTCTAGTAAGATGGTACAACAGAGCCTCGTGTAGGAATTCCCACTCGTATAAACAGTAGAAAAGACCAGTACAAAAGAGGAAAACCAATCCTGAGACAAGTCCAAATATCAACCTGTTCCACgtgaatatgtttttaaatagaTTGTGTAAAGTATGCCAGCCACTTTCATCTTTGGGTCTCTCTCCTTGAACAGAACTCCAGTTCCTTAGGACAGGTTTTTGATCAGATGGGAAGAAGTTCGGATCAAGAACCAGGATTATAGGAATAGAGTAAATTATAGGATAAATCCTGAAATGGACAACAAGTCCATACCAAAATGCTGACTGTAACACATTACCTGCAAATCAGAGGGAAAAAGTAGAAAAAGGCATACCATCAAGGCACCAAGAGATAGGCAAATATCAAAAGCTTCTACCTTTTACGAAAAAAGGTTTTCATTGTGTATCAACCAGCAATGATAGAGCCAGAGATTTTAAGCTACGCAGCTCTAAAATTTAACATGGTGagtataaatatgaattatagTGAAACCATAAAATCACACACAAAAAAGTATAACTTAATTCAGTTAACAACATGATCAAGAGGATGTTAATATCGGCCATGTAACCATGCTTGAATGGTAAAGATTATTTTAGTCCAATCTTACCTTAACCATTCATTTTAACTAAAGCCAAGATTTGCTTCTTTCACACTCTCATCTCTCACCCAATACATGTCCtgaatatatacatatgtatgtacacacacacacacacacaaatgtgtgtgtatatattacCAAATGGGTTATCAAAAGTACTTTCGTCTTTATGTTGCAGAGAAGGGCATCAGTTAATCATCTAAAAACTATTCCAGTTGTTAGAACATAACGAGTGTTACAGATTAAAAGATGACAAACTAAACAGTCCAACTATATCAATTTAAGCTAATACAGATACAGAACCACACCTTTCAAAAGACAGATCATGATCCACAATATCACAGCACAAACAATAGGCTCACAGTTTCCTCGTGTCCCAATGGTGAAAGTAAATGGATTAAAGAGCCATGCCATGACAGAAATGTTGCACATATTTTCTGGAGCCTTCCGTAGCTTtagaatataatatatgaaatatcCCACAAGTATATCTGCATTTTACAAGATGACATTTACTTAGGTGTAATGACTGGAAAAACAATCAGTATATTCATTAGGTAACAGCATATTGATTT carries:
- the LOC114194795 gene encoding beta-hexosaminidase 2-like; this translates as MFLRYFPLLLLLSCIRFISNAEESTTTIINVWPKPRNLTWSPPYQTTLLSSSFTIITTTIHHNKHLSAAISHYHTLIKSEHHHPLVPLGVTISKDLPPLQNLTIAVVDPHAGLVHDVNESYTLSILHSHATLAAQTVWGVMRGLETFSQLAWDCPTQIAVGVEVWDSPVFVHRGLMVDTARNYYPMKDLLRTVEAMSMNKLNVLHLHLTDAESFPLVLPSEPALAEKGAYAPHMVYTPEDVKTLVEFGLDHGVRVIPEIDTPGHTASWALAHPEIVTCANMFWWPAGSDWSERLASQPGTGHLNPLNPKTYQVLKNVIHDITKLFPEPFFHSGADEIVPGCWKTDSTIQKHLSDGGTLNQVLEKYINNTLPHIVSLNRTVIYWEDVLLDKTVHVPSTILPKEHVILQTWLNGHDHTKKIVSAGYRTIVSSAEFYYLDCGHGTYVGNNSAYDNQDGNTGNGGSWCAPFKTWQTIYNYDITYGLSKEEAKLVLGGEVALWSEQADGSVLDARVWPRASAMGESLWSGNRDENGVKRYAEATDRLNEWRSRMVSRGIGAEPIQPLWCVKNPGMCNTQNSV
- the LOC114162764 gene encoding GPI mannosyltransferase 1, with translation MTSLDIRSLLVFSAIFRVILIVYGEWQDTHMEVRYTDVDYLVFSDAAALMATGDSPYKRTTYRYSPLLAFLLIPNSFIHRSWGKFLFSASDILVGYFIYYILKLRKAPENMCNISVMAWLFNPFTFTIGTRGNCEPIVCAVILWIMICLLKGNVLQSAFWYGLVVHFRIYPIIYSIPIILVLDPNFFPSDQKPVLRNWSSVQGERPKDESGWHTLHNLFKNIFTWNRLIFGLVSGLVFLFCTGLFYCLYEWEFLHEALLYHLTRTDPRHNFSIYFYHIYLHYGHDTSVVEKLISFLPQFLVQLVLIFSFAQDLPFCIFVQTVAFVAFNKVITAQYFVWFFCLLPLILPWSKMKLRWDGLSCILLWIGAQTHWLMWGYLLEFKGKNVFLQLWSASLLFLAANIYILVMIICNHRYASVFKALEYANSKIAAKIE